A single genomic interval of Lathyrus oleraceus cultivar Zhongwan6 chromosome 7, CAAS_Psat_ZW6_1.0, whole genome shotgun sequence harbors:
- the LOC127105798 gene encoding uncharacterized protein LOC127105798 isoform X1: MLCPKEHVLLKLFNNVSTSFQLLFLLLFSIAIFLLTFLTFTGRFPLIQRDQRYEYVFSDDEEEEEEDEEDDEETRENYSCVDLCDKVERRMTRSSYSEEFITPRESFVEDLEEDVCYDTLSIHNSPQVSDFENEETKAFREQFQSRNVVDSVSNYVQFETSPTSSMINLNLYKSNKNYKDDDEVGVGIIKNKKVQETSHTRDERFFVFASKQLNSKKMIVEEEKHDHDDDDDDSTCSSYECRSSIHGRDSGTDDEFSTSSRRSCPKWESYTLFEKFDEQNAFLDRVNAQNKLHETESLRSIQVSPRSISERIANKFSSINKKPTDVGHNPYHELEAAYVAQICLTWEALSWNYINFRSKHASQSRRDLDVGCSAMIAQQFQQFQVLLQRYIENEPYEHGRRPEIFARMRLLAPKLLLVPEYHDSEENQMESDYHSKISSASFLKIMEGGINTFMNFLKADKEKSCEILTHYFRRNRRGMVDPTLLKLMKKVNQKKRVKVKDVRHRGKGLKKRKLKVEEEIEMLMALIDLKVVSRVLRMEELSEEKLHWCEKKMSKVRVVEGKLCRDYSTPLFFPSN; encoded by the exons ATGCTATGTCCCAAAGAACATGTTCTTCTTAAACTCTTCAACAATGTCTCAACCTCTTTCCAACTTCTCTTCTTGCTACTCTTTTCTATTGCCATTTTTCTTCTCACATTCTTAACCTTCACCGGTAGATTCCCCTTAATCCAAAG GGACCAACGATACGAATATGTGTTTTCGGACGATGAAGAAGAGGAGGAAGAGGACGAAGAAGACGACGAAGAAACTCGAGAAAATTATTCTTGTGTTGACTTGTGTGACAAGGTAGAGCGTCGAATGACTCGTTCTAGTTATTCTGAAGAGTTCATTACCCCGCGAGAGAGTTTTGTTGAGGACTTAGAAGAAGATGTTTGTTACGACACATTGTCTATTCATAACTCGCCACAGGTTTCTGACTTCGAAAACGAAGAGACAAAAGCGTTTCGAGAACAATTTCAATCGAGAAATGTTGTTGATTCTGTTTCAAATTATGTTCAATTTGAAACTAGTCCAACCTCTTCCATGATCAATTTGAACCTATACAAAAGTAACAAAAACTATAAAG ATGATGATGAAGTAGGTGTTGGAATAATCAAGAATAAAAAGGTGCAAGAAACAAGCCATACAAGAGATGAGAGATTCTTTGTTTTTGCTTCTAAACAATTGAATAGTAAGAAGATGATTGTTGAAGAAGAGAAACAtgatcatgatgatgatgatgatgattctACTTGCTCCTCTTATGAATGCAGAAGCTCCATTCATGGCAGAGATTCAGGAACAGATGATGAATTTTCTACTTCATCTAGAAGAAGTTGTCCTAAGTGGGAATCATATACTTTGTTTGAAAAATTTGATGAACAAAATGCATTCTTAGATAGAGTTAATGCACAAAATAAACTTCACGAAACCG AGTCTTTAAGATCAATCCAAGTGTCGCCAAGATCGATATCCGAGCGAATTGCGAACAAGTTTTCGAGTATAAACAAAAAGCCGACTGATGTAGGTCATAATCCATATCATGAGCTAGAGGCTGCGTATGTTGCTCAAATTTGCTTAACATGGGAAGCTCTCAGTTGGAACTACATAAATTTTCGTTCCAAACACGCGTCACAATCGCGCCGTGATCTCGATGTCGGCTGTTCTGCAATGATTGCACAACAATTTCAGCAGTTTCAGGTTTTGTTGCAGAGATACATAGAAAATGAGCCTTATGAACATGGCAGAAGACCTGAAATCTTTGCTAGAATGAGGCTTCTAGCACCAAAGTTGCTCCTAGTGCCGGAATATCACG ATTCAGAGGAAAATCAGATGGAAAGTGATTACCACAGTAAGATCTCTTCAGCTTCATTTCTTAAGATAATGGAAGGTGGAATCAACACATTCATGAATTTTTTGAAAGCTGATAAAGAAAAATCATGTGAGATCCTAACACATTACTTTAGGAGAAACAGAAGAGGTATGGTTGATCCAACACTACTCAAGCTAATGAAGAAAGTTAATCAAAAG AAGAGGGTGAAGGTTAAGGATGTAAGGCATAGAGGAAAAGGATTGAAAAAGAGAAAGTTAAAGGTGGAAGAAGAGATTGAAATGTTAATGGCACTAATAGACTTAAAAGTGGTGTCAAGGGTTTTGAGAATGGAAGAACTAAGTGAAGAAAAATTGCATTGGTGTGAGAAAAAGATGAGTAAAGTGAGAGTTGTGGAAGGGAAACTTTGTAGGGATTATTCAACTCCACTTTTCTTCCCTTCAAATTGA
- the LOC127105798 gene encoding uncharacterized protein LOC127105798 isoform X2, which translates to MLCPKEHVLLKLFNNVSTSFQLLFLLLFSIAIFLLTFLTFTGRFPLIQRDQRYEYVFSDDEEEEEEDEEDDEETRENYSCVDLCDKVERRMTRSSYSEEFITPRESFVEDLEEDVCYDTLSIHNSPQVSDFENEETKAFREQFQSRNVVDSVSNYVQFETSPTSSMINLNLYKSNKNYKDDDEVGVGIIKNKKVQETSHTRDERFFVFASKQLNSKKMIVEEEKHDHDDDDDDSTCSSYECRSSIHGRDSGTDDEFSTSSRRSCPKWESYTLFEKFDEQNAFLDRVNAQNKLHETESLRSIQVSPRSISERIANKFSSINKKPTDVGHNPYHELEAAYVAQICLTWEALSWNYINFRSKHASQSRRDLDVGCSAMIAQQFQQFQVLLQRYIENEPYEHGRRPEIFARMRLLAPKLLLVPEYHDSEENQMESDYHSKISSASFLKIMEGGINTFMNFLKADKEKSCEILTHYFRRNRRGMVDPTLLKLMKKVNQKRVKVKDVRHRGKGLKKRKLKVEEEIEMLMALIDLKVVSRVLRMEELSEEKLHWCEKKMSKVRVVEGKLCRDYSTPLFFPSN; encoded by the exons ATGCTATGTCCCAAAGAACATGTTCTTCTTAAACTCTTCAACAATGTCTCAACCTCTTTCCAACTTCTCTTCTTGCTACTCTTTTCTATTGCCATTTTTCTTCTCACATTCTTAACCTTCACCGGTAGATTCCCCTTAATCCAAAG GGACCAACGATACGAATATGTGTTTTCGGACGATGAAGAAGAGGAGGAAGAGGACGAAGAAGACGACGAAGAAACTCGAGAAAATTATTCTTGTGTTGACTTGTGTGACAAGGTAGAGCGTCGAATGACTCGTTCTAGTTATTCTGAAGAGTTCATTACCCCGCGAGAGAGTTTTGTTGAGGACTTAGAAGAAGATGTTTGTTACGACACATTGTCTATTCATAACTCGCCACAGGTTTCTGACTTCGAAAACGAAGAGACAAAAGCGTTTCGAGAACAATTTCAATCGAGAAATGTTGTTGATTCTGTTTCAAATTATGTTCAATTTGAAACTAGTCCAACCTCTTCCATGATCAATTTGAACCTATACAAAAGTAACAAAAACTATAAAG ATGATGATGAAGTAGGTGTTGGAATAATCAAGAATAAAAAGGTGCAAGAAACAAGCCATACAAGAGATGAGAGATTCTTTGTTTTTGCTTCTAAACAATTGAATAGTAAGAAGATGATTGTTGAAGAAGAGAAACAtgatcatgatgatgatgatgatgattctACTTGCTCCTCTTATGAATGCAGAAGCTCCATTCATGGCAGAGATTCAGGAACAGATGATGAATTTTCTACTTCATCTAGAAGAAGTTGTCCTAAGTGGGAATCATATACTTTGTTTGAAAAATTTGATGAACAAAATGCATTCTTAGATAGAGTTAATGCACAAAATAAACTTCACGAAACCG AGTCTTTAAGATCAATCCAAGTGTCGCCAAGATCGATATCCGAGCGAATTGCGAACAAGTTTTCGAGTATAAACAAAAAGCCGACTGATGTAGGTCATAATCCATATCATGAGCTAGAGGCTGCGTATGTTGCTCAAATTTGCTTAACATGGGAAGCTCTCAGTTGGAACTACATAAATTTTCGTTCCAAACACGCGTCACAATCGCGCCGTGATCTCGATGTCGGCTGTTCTGCAATGATTGCACAACAATTTCAGCAGTTTCAGGTTTTGTTGCAGAGATACATAGAAAATGAGCCTTATGAACATGGCAGAAGACCTGAAATCTTTGCTAGAATGAGGCTTCTAGCACCAAAGTTGCTCCTAGTGCCGGAATATCACG ATTCAGAGGAAAATCAGATGGAAAGTGATTACCACAGTAAGATCTCTTCAGCTTCATTTCTTAAGATAATGGAAGGTGGAATCAACACATTCATGAATTTTTTGAAAGCTGATAAAGAAAAATCATGTGAGATCCTAACACATTACTTTAGGAGAAACAGAAGAGGTATGGTTGATCCAACACTACTCAAGCTAATGAAGAAAGTTAATCAAAAG AGGGTGAAGGTTAAGGATGTAAGGCATAGAGGAAAAGGATTGAAAAAGAGAAAGTTAAAGGTGGAAGAAGAGATTGAAATGTTAATGGCACTAATAGACTTAAAAGTGGTGTCAAGGGTTTTGAGAATGGAAGAACTAAGTGAAGAAAAATTGCATTGGTGTGAGAAAAAGATGAGTAAAGTGAGAGTTGTGGAAGGGAAACTTTGTAGGGATTATTCAACTCCACTTTTCTTCCCTTCAAATTGA
- the LOC127101783 gene encoding uncharacterized protein LOC127101783, with translation MVVPQKLNLEKIMENFFSAQTQQNKEFLNQDIHVNELIKQLGTKVDSIITHNKMLETQISQIKQQSPQATPGGQISGQPQPNPRGQANVVTLQSGTTYDKPVKPALSGSEASKKNVVSTDEVEELEGQKDQEVKDKGEDKDKVIEKLHIEIPFTEAITQIPSYAKFLKDIFTNKRRLDDPKPIECNSIAENKLAKKEKDPESFSIPCILGNHVIDKEFLDLGASVSLMPLAVYKRLNLGELQPTKMSLQLADRFVKYPRGILEDIPVRIGQMYIPTDFVVMDIKED, from the exons ATGGTCGTTCCTCAAAAGCTAAACCTTGAGAAAATCATGGAGAACTTCTTTTCGGCCCAAACTCAGCAGAACAAAGAGTTCCTAAACCAAGATATTCATGTAAATGAACTGATCAAACAATTAGGAACTAAGGTTGATTCGATAATCACTcacaataagatgcttgaaacccaaaTCTCACAAATAAAACAACAATCGCCCCAGGCCACACCTGGAGGGCAAATTTCTGGACAACCTCAACCTAACCCCCGAGGACAAGCTAACGTTGTTACCCTACAAAGTGGGACCACTTATGACAAACCTGTAAAACCAGCCTTGAGTGGATCAGAGGCTTCTAAGAAAAATGTTGTGTCTACAGATGAAGTAGAGGAACTAGAGGGACAAAAAGACCAGGAAGTGAAAGATAAGGGAGAAGATAAAGATAAA GTGATCGAGAAACTCCACATAGAAATCCCATTCACCGAAGCTATCACCCAGATACCATCTTATGCTAAATTCCTTAAAGACATCTTTACCAACAAACGTAGGCTTGATGATCCCAAACCTATAGAGTGCAACTCCATTGCTGagaataaacttgctaagaaggagaaagatcCCGAAAGCTTTTCAATACCTTGTATTTTAGGGAATCATGTTATAGACAAAGAATTCCTAGACTTGGGAGCAAGCGTaagcttaatgcctttagcagtttaTAAAAGGTTAAACCTAGGAGAATTGCAACCGACTAAGATGTCtcttcaattagccgatagattTGTAAAATATCCAAGAGGCATATTAGAAGACATTCCAGTTAGAATCGGCCAAATGTATATCCCAACTGATTTCGTGGTAATGGACATTAAAGAAGACTAA